A window of Citrus sinensis cultivar Valencia sweet orange chromosome 7, DVS_A1.0, whole genome shotgun sequence contains these coding sequences:
- the LOC102612593 gene encoding protein MLN51 homolog isoform X1 yields MASDTTTAAAAAEEAEAVEEYDSDPDEVKRSLAMRIREASDEEVEEDKDSELPIVQSVHIPAGEAEAVDEYESDPDEVKHSLVMRRREASDDEEEDKEFEHRTNRRVHIHSYDESDGQGGAPAEYDDDEEHDRELEEEEEEEEGDVYEDEEEEEVYEEEESIDGAVKVKGIEGNDVRRSTEGAVEVSAGNNDNGNGAEKNDAVEEGMEEEKKESNEPFAVPTAGAFYMHDDRFRENVAGRHRRTHGGRRLWESKDDRKWGHDKFEEMNLQERHYNEGRRASRGRYRGRGKNRGSDQAYPRGNRSKAFINNNNNQSQAPKSVRGRGPRKYEPARKNSNHAPPPRNKQLGKPLEKTSHTNSGRAFTPTSNSESDTASNRKQAFASSLSSASPPFYPSGSSNKDINLTHKKDVQSGSTSRNLRNSSIDESLSVQHANTMQRGKNIADVCTDRLYINDSSSSSAIKPLDNLQIPPSQSRPQGRGVAVPQQIAYQPAPPHNQANRASLTQQLAVQRSPGQNRIQTSVQSATQWLGQHSASSSQASSPPKSASALNSNNSGEVESPSESSNLKSALAGKGKGSQGRGSFLYGGAPVIGAAGNMSVGHGDQNFPAFLPVMQFGGQHPGGMGVPAVGMAFPGYVAQPQLGMGNSEMTWLPVLAGAAGALGATYCPPYLAVDNAYNARPAVQTSAMASSSKENNTNKPEGKPSQRPESGSEEYLQQQNKPQPRRYSAMNLANDVLR; encoded by the exons atggcTAGCGATACTACAACGGCGGCCGCAGCTGCGGAAGAAGCAGAGGCGGTGGAGGAGTATGATAGCGATCCAGATGAAGTGAAACGCTCTCTTGCGATGCGCATAAGGGAAGCCAGCGATGAGGAGGTTGAGGAGGATAAAGATTCAGAGCTTCCAATAGTTCAAAGTGTCCACATTCCTGCAGGAGAAGCCGAGGCTGTGGATGAGTATGAGAGCGATCCAGATGAAGTGAAACACTCTCTTGTGATGCGGAGAAGGGAAGCAAGCGATGATGAGGAGGAGGATAAAGAATTTGAGCATCGAACGAATCGTAGGGTCCACATTCACTCTTACGATGAATCTGATGGCCAAGGTGGTGCTCCAGCTGagtatgatgatgatgaagaacatGACAGAGaattggaagaagaagaagaagaagaagagggggatgtttatgaggatgaagaggaagaagaagtttATGAAGAAGAGGAGAGTATTGATGGGGCAGTTAAAGTTAAAGGAATAGAGGGTAATGATGTAAGGAGGAGTACGGAGGGGGCTGTGGAAGTGAGTGCAGGTAATAATGATAATGGTAATGGTGCTGAAAAGAACGATGCAGTGGAGGAGGGAATGGAGGAAGAGAAGAAGGAGAGTAATGAGCCTTTTGCGGTTCCAACAGCTGGGGCTTTTTATATGCACGATGATAGATTTAGGGAAAATGTTGCTGGTCGACACAG gagAACGCACGGTGGGAGGAGGTTGTGGGAGTCAAAAGATGACAGGAAATGGGGCCATGACAAGTTTGAGGAGATGAATTTACAGGAAAGGCACTATAACGAG GGAAGGAGGGCTTCTAGAGGCCGTTACCGTGGTCGCGGAAAAAATCGGGGTTCAGACCAAGCTTATCCAAGAGGGAACAGGTCTAAAGCATTcatcaacaataataacaatcaGAGCCAGGCACCTAAGAGTGTAAGAGGAAGGGGGCCTAGAAAGTATGAACCTGCTAGGAAGAACAGCAATCATGCACCTCCACCACGGAACAAACA ATTGGGGAAGCCTCTTGAGAAAACTTCACATACTAATTCAGGGAGAGCTTTCACACCCACGTCAAATTCTGAATCTGATACTGCCTCCAATAGGAAACAGGCGTTCGCATCTAGTCTGAGTTCTGCTTCTCCACCATTTTATCCATCAGGCTCTTCCAATAAAGATATCAATTTAACACACAAAAAGGATGTACAATCTGGAAGTACGAGCAGGAATCTTCGAAATTCGAGCATAGATGAGAGTCTTTCTGTGCAACATGCAAATACAATGCAGCGAGGGAAAAATATAGCTGATGTCTGCACGGACAGGCTTTATATCAATGATTCTAGTTCTTCATCTGCTATTAAGCCTCTGGACAATCTACAAATTCCACCTTCTCAGTCCCGACCTCAAGGACGAGGTGTAGCTGTCCCTCAGCAGATAGCTTATCAACCAGCACCACCTCATAACCAAGCCAATAGAGCTTCTTTAACACAACAACTAGCTGTTCAGCGAAGTCCTGGTCAAAATCGTATTCAAACTTCTGTACAGTCAGCTACTCAGTGGTTAGGCCAGCATTCTGCTAGCAGTTCCCAAGCATCTTCTCCACCAAAATCAGCTTCAGcactaaattcaaataattctgGTGAAGTGGAATCACCATCAGAATCGAGCAATTTGAAAAGTGCTTTGGCTGGAAAGGGAAAAGGCAGCCAAGGAAGGGGCTCATTTCTGTATGGTGGGGCTCCGGTTATTGGAGCTGCTGGGAATATGTCTGTTGGTCATGGTGATCAAAACTTCCCTGCCTTTTTGCCAG TTATGCAATTTGGGGGCCAGCATCCTGGTGGTATGGGAGTTCCTGCGGTCGGCATGGCATTTCCTGGATATGTTGCTCAGCCACAGCTTGGCATGGGGAATTCTGAAATGACGTG GCTTCCGGTTTTGGCGGGTGCTGCTGGAGCTCTAGGGGCCACATATTGTCCACCTTATCTTGCTGTTGATAATGCTTATAATGCTCGACCGGCAGTGCAGACATCTGCAATGGCTTCATCAAG CAAAGAGAACAATACTAACAAACCTGAAGGGAAGCCTTCCCAGAGACCTG AGTCTGGTAGTGAAGAATATCTGCAACAACAAAATAAGCCTCAGCCTCGCAG ATACTCAGCAATGAATTTGGCCAATGATGTACTTAGATAA
- the LOC102612593 gene encoding protein MLN51 homolog isoform X3, with amino-acid sequence MRIREASDEEVEEDKDSELPIVQSVHIPAGEAEAVDEYESDPDEVKHSLVMRRREASDDEEEDKEFEHRTNRRVHIHSYDESDGQGGAPAEYDDDEEHDRELEEEEEEEEGDVYEDEEEEEVYEEEESIDGAVKVKGIEGNDVRRSTEGAVEVSAGNNDNGNGAEKNDAVEEGMEEEKKESNEPFAVPTAGAFYMHDDRFRENVAGRHRRTHGGRRLWESKDDRKWGHDKFEEMNLQERHYNEGRRASRGRYRGRGKNRGSDQAYPRGNRSKAFINNNNNQSQAPKSVRGRGPRKYEPARKNSNHAPPPRNKQLGKPLEKTSHTNSGRAFTPTSNSESDTASNRKQAFASSLSSASPPFYPSGSSNKDINLTHKKDVQSGSTSRNLRNSSIDESLSVQHANTMQRGKNIADVCTDRLYINDSSSSSAIKPLDNLQIPPSQSRPQGRGVAVPQQIAYQPAPPHNQANRASLTQQLAVQRSPGQNRIQTSVQSATQWLGQHSASSSQASSPPKSASALNSNNSGEVESPSESSNLKSALAGKGKGSQGRGSFLYGGAPVIGAAGNMSVGHGDQNFPAFLPVMQFGGQHPGGMGVPAVGMAFPGYVAQPQLGMGNSEMTWLPVLAGAAGALGATYCPPYLAVDNAYNARPAVQTSAMASSSKENNTNKPEGKPSQRPESGSEEYLQQQNKPQPRRYSAMNLANDVLR; translated from the exons ATGCGCATAAGGGAAGCCAGCGATGAGGAGGTTGAGGAGGATAAAGATTCAGAGCTTCCAATAGTTCAAAGTGTCCACATTCCTGCAGGAGAAGCCGAGGCTGTGGATGAGTATGAGAGCGATCCAGATGAAGTGAAACACTCTCTTGTGATGCGGAGAAGGGAAGCAAGCGATGATGAGGAGGAGGATAAAGAATTTGAGCATCGAACGAATCGTAGGGTCCACATTCACTCTTACGATGAATCTGATGGCCAAGGTGGTGCTCCAGCTGagtatgatgatgatgaagaacatGACAGAGaattggaagaagaagaagaagaagaagagggggatgtttatgaggatgaagaggaagaagaagtttATGAAGAAGAGGAGAGTATTGATGGGGCAGTTAAAGTTAAAGGAATAGAGGGTAATGATGTAAGGAGGAGTACGGAGGGGGCTGTGGAAGTGAGTGCAGGTAATAATGATAATGGTAATGGTGCTGAAAAGAACGATGCAGTGGAGGAGGGAATGGAGGAAGAGAAGAAGGAGAGTAATGAGCCTTTTGCGGTTCCAACAGCTGGGGCTTTTTATATGCACGATGATAGATTTAGGGAAAATGTTGCTGGTCGACACAG gagAACGCACGGTGGGAGGAGGTTGTGGGAGTCAAAAGATGACAGGAAATGGGGCCATGACAAGTTTGAGGAGATGAATTTACAGGAAAGGCACTATAACGAG GGAAGGAGGGCTTCTAGAGGCCGTTACCGTGGTCGCGGAAAAAATCGGGGTTCAGACCAAGCTTATCCAAGAGGGAACAGGTCTAAAGCATTcatcaacaataataacaatcaGAGCCAGGCACCTAAGAGTGTAAGAGGAAGGGGGCCTAGAAAGTATGAACCTGCTAGGAAGAACAGCAATCATGCACCTCCACCACGGAACAAACA ATTGGGGAAGCCTCTTGAGAAAACTTCACATACTAATTCAGGGAGAGCTTTCACACCCACGTCAAATTCTGAATCTGATACTGCCTCCAATAGGAAACAGGCGTTCGCATCTAGTCTGAGTTCTGCTTCTCCACCATTTTATCCATCAGGCTCTTCCAATAAAGATATCAATTTAACACACAAAAAGGATGTACAATCTGGAAGTACGAGCAGGAATCTTCGAAATTCGAGCATAGATGAGAGTCTTTCTGTGCAACATGCAAATACAATGCAGCGAGGGAAAAATATAGCTGATGTCTGCACGGACAGGCTTTATATCAATGATTCTAGTTCTTCATCTGCTATTAAGCCTCTGGACAATCTACAAATTCCACCTTCTCAGTCCCGACCTCAAGGACGAGGTGTAGCTGTCCCTCAGCAGATAGCTTATCAACCAGCACCACCTCATAACCAAGCCAATAGAGCTTCTTTAACACAACAACTAGCTGTTCAGCGAAGTCCTGGTCAAAATCGTATTCAAACTTCTGTACAGTCAGCTACTCAGTGGTTAGGCCAGCATTCTGCTAGCAGTTCCCAAGCATCTTCTCCACCAAAATCAGCTTCAGcactaaattcaaataattctgGTGAAGTGGAATCACCATCAGAATCGAGCAATTTGAAAAGTGCTTTGGCTGGAAAGGGAAAAGGCAGCCAAGGAAGGGGCTCATTTCTGTATGGTGGGGCTCCGGTTATTGGAGCTGCTGGGAATATGTCTGTTGGTCATGGTGATCAAAACTTCCCTGCCTTTTTGCCAG TTATGCAATTTGGGGGCCAGCATCCTGGTGGTATGGGAGTTCCTGCGGTCGGCATGGCATTTCCTGGATATGTTGCTCAGCCACAGCTTGGCATGGGGAATTCTGAAATGACGTG GCTTCCGGTTTTGGCGGGTGCTGCTGGAGCTCTAGGGGCCACATATTGTCCACCTTATCTTGCTGTTGATAATGCTTATAATGCTCGACCGGCAGTGCAGACATCTGCAATGGCTTCATCAAG CAAAGAGAACAATACTAACAAACCTGAAGGGAAGCCTTCCCAGAGACCTG AGTCTGGTAGTGAAGAATATCTGCAACAACAAAATAAGCCTCAGCCTCGCAG ATACTCAGCAATGAATTTGGCCAATGATGTACTTAGATAA
- the LOC102612593 gene encoding protein MLN51 homolog isoform X2, translating to MASDTTTAAAAAEEAEAVEEYDSDPDEVKRSLAMRRREASDEEVEEDKDSELPIVQSVHIPAGEAEAVDEYESDPDEVKHSLVMRRREASDDEEEDKEFEHRTNRRVHIHSYDESDGQGGAPAEYDDDEEHDRELEEEEEEEEGDVYEDEEEEEVYEEEESIDGAVKVKGIEGNDVRRSTEGAVEVSAGNNDNGNGAEKNDAVEEGMEEEKKESNEPFAVPTAGAFYMHDDRFRENVAGRHRRTHGGRRLWESKDDRKWGHDKFEEMNLQERHYNEGRRASRGRYRGRGKNRGSDQAYPRGNRSKAFINNNNNQSQAPKSVRGRGPRKYEPARKNSNHAPPPRNKQLGKPLEKTSHTNSGRAFTPTSNSESDTASNRKQAFASSLSSASPPFYPSGSSNKDINLTHKKDVQSGSTSRNLRNSSIDESLSVQHANTMQRGKNIADVCTDRLYINDSSSSSAIKPLDNLQIPPSQSRPQGRGVAVPQQIAYQPAPPHNQANRASLTQQLAVQRSPGQNRIQTSVQSATQWLGQHSASSSQASSPPKSASALNSNNSGEVESPSESSNLKSALAGKGKGSQGRGSFLYGGAPVIGAAGNMSVGHGDQNFPAFLPVMQFGGQHPGGMGVPAVGMAFPGYVAQPQLGMGNSEMTWLPVLAGAAGALGATYCPPYLAVDNAYNARPAVQTSAMASSSKENNTNKPEGKPSQRPESGSEEYLQQQNKPQPRRYSAMNLANDVLR from the exons GTTGAGGAGGATAAAGATTCAGAGCTTCCAATAGTTCAAAGTGTCCACATTCCTGCAGGAGAAGCCGAGGCTGTGGATGAGTATGAGAGCGATCCAGATGAAGTGAAACACTCTCTTGTGATGCGGAGAAGGGAAGCAAGCGATGATGAGGAGGAGGATAAAGAATTTGAGCATCGAACGAATCGTAGGGTCCACATTCACTCTTACGATGAATCTGATGGCCAAGGTGGTGCTCCAGCTGagtatgatgatgatgaagaacatGACAGAGaattggaagaagaagaagaagaagaagagggggatgtttatgaggatgaagaggaagaagaagtttATGAAGAAGAGGAGAGTATTGATGGGGCAGTTAAAGTTAAAGGAATAGAGGGTAATGATGTAAGGAGGAGTACGGAGGGGGCTGTGGAAGTGAGTGCAGGTAATAATGATAATGGTAATGGTGCTGAAAAGAACGATGCAGTGGAGGAGGGAATGGAGGAAGAGAAGAAGGAGAGTAATGAGCCTTTTGCGGTTCCAACAGCTGGGGCTTTTTATATGCACGATGATAGATTTAGGGAAAATGTTGCTGGTCGACACAG gagAACGCACGGTGGGAGGAGGTTGTGGGAGTCAAAAGATGACAGGAAATGGGGCCATGACAAGTTTGAGGAGATGAATTTACAGGAAAGGCACTATAACGAG GGAAGGAGGGCTTCTAGAGGCCGTTACCGTGGTCGCGGAAAAAATCGGGGTTCAGACCAAGCTTATCCAAGAGGGAACAGGTCTAAAGCATTcatcaacaataataacaatcaGAGCCAGGCACCTAAGAGTGTAAGAGGAAGGGGGCCTAGAAAGTATGAACCTGCTAGGAAGAACAGCAATCATGCACCTCCACCACGGAACAAACA ATTGGGGAAGCCTCTTGAGAAAACTTCACATACTAATTCAGGGAGAGCTTTCACACCCACGTCAAATTCTGAATCTGATACTGCCTCCAATAGGAAACAGGCGTTCGCATCTAGTCTGAGTTCTGCTTCTCCACCATTTTATCCATCAGGCTCTTCCAATAAAGATATCAATTTAACACACAAAAAGGATGTACAATCTGGAAGTACGAGCAGGAATCTTCGAAATTCGAGCATAGATGAGAGTCTTTCTGTGCAACATGCAAATACAATGCAGCGAGGGAAAAATATAGCTGATGTCTGCACGGACAGGCTTTATATCAATGATTCTAGTTCTTCATCTGCTATTAAGCCTCTGGACAATCTACAAATTCCACCTTCTCAGTCCCGACCTCAAGGACGAGGTGTAGCTGTCCCTCAGCAGATAGCTTATCAACCAGCACCACCTCATAACCAAGCCAATAGAGCTTCTTTAACACAACAACTAGCTGTTCAGCGAAGTCCTGGTCAAAATCGTATTCAAACTTCTGTACAGTCAGCTACTCAGTGGTTAGGCCAGCATTCTGCTAGCAGTTCCCAAGCATCTTCTCCACCAAAATCAGCTTCAGcactaaattcaaataattctgGTGAAGTGGAATCACCATCAGAATCGAGCAATTTGAAAAGTGCTTTGGCTGGAAAGGGAAAAGGCAGCCAAGGAAGGGGCTCATTTCTGTATGGTGGGGCTCCGGTTATTGGAGCTGCTGGGAATATGTCTGTTGGTCATGGTGATCAAAACTTCCCTGCCTTTTTGCCAG TTATGCAATTTGGGGGCCAGCATCCTGGTGGTATGGGAGTTCCTGCGGTCGGCATGGCATTTCCTGGATATGTTGCTCAGCCACAGCTTGGCATGGGGAATTCTGAAATGACGTG GCTTCCGGTTTTGGCGGGTGCTGCTGGAGCTCTAGGGGCCACATATTGTCCACCTTATCTTGCTGTTGATAATGCTTATAATGCTCGACCGGCAGTGCAGACATCTGCAATGGCTTCATCAAG CAAAGAGAACAATACTAACAAACCTGAAGGGAAGCCTTCCCAGAGACCTG AGTCTGGTAGTGAAGAATATCTGCAACAACAAAATAAGCCTCAGCCTCGCAG ATACTCAGCAATGAATTTGGCCAATGATGTACTTAGATAA